The following proteins come from a genomic window of Diorhabda carinulata isolate Delta chromosome X, icDioCari1.1, whole genome shotgun sequence:
- the LOC130900763 gene encoding ubiquitin-conjugating enzyme E2 J2-like — protein sequence MSKKPNSATARLKQDYLRLKRDPVPYITAEPLPTNILEWHYVVCGPEKSPYEGGYYHGKLVFPREFPFKPPSIYMITPNGRFKTNKKLCLSISDFHPDTWNPAWSVSTILTGLLSFMLEKSPTLGSIETTDYDKRQFAYQSLEFNLRNKTFSDLFPETVASMQADLAVRNATQAVNVENQNNSQITDQPSSFQSCITNLCVIIGFAAFAFTVKYVMKTTASEAE from the exons ATGTCGAAGAAGCCAAATAGTGCAACTGCCAGATTGAAACAAGATTACTTGAGGTTAAAAAGGGATCCTGTACCTTATATAACTGCTGAGCCCCTTCCAACAAACATATTAGAATG gCATTACGTTGTTTGTGGACCAGAGAAGTCTCCATATGAGGGAGGTTATTATCATGGAAAGCTAGTATTTCCAAGAGAATTTCCCTTTAAACCTCCGTCAATATATATGATAACACCTAATGGAAGattcaaaactaataaaaaactttgTCTAAGCATTTCTGATTTCCATCCAGATACTTGGAATCCAGCTTGGAGTGTCTCCACAATTTTAACTGGATTGTTAAGCTTTATG cTTGAAAAAAGTCCAACTCTAGGCAGTATTGAAACAACTGATTATGACAAGAGACAATTTGCATACCAATCCTTGGAGTTCAATTTaagaaacaaaactttttctgatttatttccAGAGACAGTAGCATCTATGCAA GCGGACCTGGCTGTGAGAAACGCAACACAAGCTGTTAACgtagaaaatcaaaataattccCAAATCACTGATCAACCCAGTAGTTTCCAATCATGTATAACAAATTTATGTGTCATTATTGGATTTGCAGCTTTCGCCTTTACTGTTAAATATGTTATGAAAACAACAGCATCAGAAGCAGAATGA